From the genome of Sulfurovum sp. NBC37-1, one region includes:
- the pheT gene encoding phenylalanine--tRNA ligase subunit beta — MIVTRSWLNEFIDLSEVSNDTLYETFNAIGLEVDSIDQVEIDPKVVVGKIISCEKHPDADKLNVCQIDVGGRVEQIVCGAANVLDAEYVAVATIGAVLPGNFEIKDAELRGVKSAGMVCASSELGLPEMGKGIMILDESIGELEVGKALGEYPTVADTIIELELTANRGDCLSIYGVARDLSAALNIEMKSFEYKQAERMKLGIARDAELHTEGEIDADLRYKLASIEYIDDTFLIRLRLAMVNVEAEGKLDRILAYATHTTGVILRAYDCVPLCNEDDKIMVSPRAKAKGIIEIFAHEKVLSIVGVNQVEDYKATDNTTKLLIEASYIDPDLLVEAVAEHQLKTDELYYKTSRGSNPDLGLGLQFLAYLMDNYSDINCYEGSLDVRVERHNKKIIVDSGEVSSIIGMDVEMNKIVTILKKLGFEITMMDHEHVAVAVPLFRHDIRNIQDITEEIVRIIGINNIEAKPFVFAEKRRLNATSDRFKAKKSIKNRAVGNGFYENVSYVFTERAVLEKYGFETVETALDLANPIAEELNTLRSTILTNLLNAVKRNVSYTKKSIPLFEIGAVFGSQREESEVLSFVFSGQIEGENVSNAGKPKMVDFASFTQKIGAVVGDFDLVPCTRNNALLHPYQSADIIVNGKVCGYMSKLHPMVQEEYGIPVTFIAELSLDALLPEHISATPISKFQGVYKDLSIVIDKSLSYYEVAKVLNGLDIPTLKESYPVDIYEDEKLGNKKSLTIRFFIQSMEKTLEDSDIEAVMAEVMQALETNCNAELR; from the coding sequence ATGATAGTAACAAGAAGTTGGTTAAATGAATTTATAGATCTGAGCGAGGTCAGTAACGATACACTCTATGAAACGTTCAATGCCATTGGACTGGAAGTTGACAGTATCGACCAGGTAGAGATCGACCCCAAAGTCGTGGTTGGGAAGATCATTTCCTGTGAGAAACATCCGGACGCAGACAAATTGAATGTCTGTCAGATCGATGTGGGTGGCAGGGTCGAGCAGATTGTCTGTGGAGCAGCCAATGTGCTTGATGCAGAGTATGTGGCTGTGGCGACCATCGGTGCCGTGCTGCCGGGTAATTTTGAGATCAAAGATGCAGAACTTCGCGGTGTGAAGAGTGCCGGTATGGTCTGTGCCTCTTCTGAACTCGGATTGCCTGAAATGGGCAAAGGGATCATGATACTCGATGAGAGCATCGGGGAGCTTGAAGTGGGGAAAGCGCTTGGTGAATACCCAACCGTTGCCGATACGATCATAGAGCTTGAACTCACAGCCAACAGAGGCGATTGCCTTAGTATCTATGGTGTGGCAAGAGATCTCAGTGCAGCGCTCAATATAGAGATGAAATCGTTCGAGTACAAGCAGGCTGAGAGAATGAAGCTTGGTATCGCCAGAGATGCAGAGTTACATACTGAAGGTGAAATAGATGCCGATCTGCGCTATAAGCTGGCAAGCATAGAATATATTGATGATACCTTCCTGATCCGACTTCGTTTGGCAATGGTCAATGTGGAAGCAGAAGGCAAACTGGACAGAATACTTGCCTATGCCACCCATACGACAGGAGTGATTCTGCGTGCGTATGACTGTGTGCCGCTCTGCAATGAAGATGACAAGATCATGGTGAGTCCCAGAGCCAAAGCTAAAGGTATCATAGAGATCTTTGCCCATGAGAAAGTATTAAGTATCGTCGGTGTGAATCAGGTAGAGGATTATAAAGCAACGGATAATACAACAAAACTATTGATCGAAGCAAGTTACATTGATCCTGATCTTTTGGTTGAAGCCGTAGCTGAACATCAATTGAAAACAGATGAGCTTTACTATAAGACATCCAGAGGGTCCAATCCCGATCTTGGTCTTGGTCTGCAGTTCCTGGCTTACCTGATGGATAATTACAGCGATATCAACTGTTATGAAGGCTCGCTTGATGTACGTGTGGAACGTCATAACAAGAAGATCATTGTGGATTCCGGGGAAGTGTCATCCATCATCGGTATGGATGTAGAGATGAACAAGATTGTTACTATCCTGAAAAAGCTGGGGTTCGAGATTACGATGATGGACCATGAGCATGTGGCAGTGGCTGTACCATTGTTCAGACATGATATCAGGAATATTCAGGATATTACTGAAGAGATCGTTCGTATCATTGGCATTAACAATATTGAAGCCAAACCGTTTGTTTTTGCAGAGAAGAGACGTCTGAATGCCACTTCAGACCGTTTCAAAGCCAAGAAAAGTATTAAAAATCGTGCCGTAGGAAATGGTTTCTATGAGAATGTTTCTTATGTCTTTACTGAAAGAGCAGTACTGGAGAAATACGGCTTTGAAACAGTGGAGACAGCGCTTGACCTTGCCAACCCGATTGCGGAAGAGCTTAATACGCTTAGGAGTACGATTCTGACAAATCTGCTCAATGCAGTAAAACGTAATGTCAGTTACACCAAGAAATCGATTCCGCTTTTTGAAATCGGTGCGGTATTCGGGAGTCAAAGAGAGGAATCCGAGGTGCTCTCCTTTGTCTTTTCCGGACAGATAGAAGGGGAGAATGTAAGTAATGCGGGTAAACCGAAAATGGTGGATTTCGCTTCCTTCACACAGAAGATCGGTGCTGTGGTTGGTGACTTTGACCTGGTACCCTGTACCAGGAATAATGCACTACTCCATCCTTACCAGTCTGCCGATATTATTGTAAACGGCAAAGTATGTGGATATATGAGCAAACTGCATCCGATGGTACAGGAGGAGTACGGGATCCCCGTGACGTTCATTGCAGAGCTTTCGCTGGATGCCCTGTTGCCAGAACATATCAGTGCAACACCTATTTCAAAATTCCAGGGAGTCTATAAAGATCTCAGTATCGTAATAGACAAATCTCTCTCATACTATGAAGTGGCCAAAGTACTGAACGGATTGGATATTCCGACACTTAAAGAGAGCTACCCGGTGGATATCTATGAAGATGAAAAACTGGGGAACAAAAAGAGTCTGACTATCAGGTTCTTCATCCAGTCCATGGAAAAAACACTCGAAGACAGCGATATAGAAGCCGTGATGGCAGAAGTGATGCAGGCACTCGAGACCAACTGCAATGCGGAGCTGAGATAG
- a CDS encoding histidine triad nucleotide-binding protein: protein MCIFCKIVNGEIPNNTVHESDHFLAFHDLYPKAPVHILIIPKQHVDCFQVVSPEMMADMTPFIQEVATKVGIDQSGYRLITNNGVDGGQEVNHLHFHMLGGAKLVWDHSHEDPHKSI, encoded by the coding sequence ATGTGCATATTCTGCAAGATCGTCAATGGAGAAATACCGAACAATACCGTGCATGAGAGTGACCATTTTCTGGCATTTCATGACCTTTACCCCAAGGCACCGGTTCATATACTTATCATCCCAAAACAGCATGTAGACTGTTTTCAGGTTGTGTCACCCGAAATGATGGCCGATATGACACCATTTATCCAGGAAGTCGCAACAAAAGTCGGTATTGACCAATCCGGATACAGACTGATTACCAACAACGGAGTTGACGGAGGGCAGGAGGTAAACCATCTACATTTCCATATGCTTGGCGGAGCAAAACTTGTTTGGGACCACTCTCACGAAGACCCACATAAAAGTATCTAA
- a CDS encoding alkaline phosphatase, with translation MKKISLLLITISFLTAAPKTSVIFMIGDGMGPAYTSAYRYYKDDPKTPKVEPTVFDEMLVGMNTTYSENSLITDSAAAATALATGYKTKNGFIGATEKPHSQVKTLLEYAKEQGYITAMAVTSTLTHATPAGFISKEHHRDKEADIAKDFFPATAKEKLKFDFLMGGGEIHFNEAYGDINQTAKKHNVALYRNGYDFDSIHNYPFIAFTAYDYAKFAIDEKDENRDRVSKMTQKALSLVENKPFFMMIEGSQIDWCGHINDIACAMAEMDDFAKAVEKVKNYVDTHPDTLLIVTADHSTGGLAIGDKIGKSDKVSDEIRSRSYIWYKDVIKKVKASSITIAEALRTTKNIDKSFENYTGIDLTDKEYDQLASAMKKKDKKLCNAVNEIINQRSNTGWTTHGHTLVDVETFAYGKSSEKFRGLLDNTDIAKKLFKVLSAGK, from the coding sequence ATGAAAAAAATATCACTCTTACTCATCACAATCTCTTTTTTGACCGCTGCGCCAAAAACATCCGTTATTTTTATGATCGGGGACGGTATGGGACCGGCCTATACCTCAGCATATCGCTACTACAAAGATGATCCGAAGACGCCAAAAGTCGAGCCTACGGTCTTTGACGAGATGCTGGTCGGTATGAATACCACCTATTCCGAAAATTCGCTTATCACCGATTCGGCAGCAGCAGCTACAGCACTGGCAACAGGCTACAAAACTAAGAACGGTTTTATCGGAGCGACTGAAAAGCCACACTCACAGGTAAAAACACTTTTAGAGTATGCCAAAGAACAGGGATATATCACTGCAATGGCAGTGACCAGCACCCTGACCCATGCCACCCCTGCAGGATTCATTTCTAAAGAACACCACAGGGACAAGGAAGCGGATATCGCCAAGGATTTTTTTCCGGCAACAGCGAAAGAGAAGCTGAAATTTGATTTTCTCATGGGAGGTGGGGAGATCCATTTTAATGAAGCCTATGGTGACATCAACCAGACAGCAAAAAAACACAATGTAGCACTTTACCGTAACGGTTATGACTTTGATAGCATACATAACTATCCGTTTATTGCATTTACTGCCTATGATTATGCAAAATTTGCCATTGACGAAAAAGATGAGAACAGAGACCGTGTATCAAAAATGACGCAAAAAGCCCTTTCGCTTGTCGAGAACAAGCCATTCTTCATGATGATAGAAGGATCACAGATAGACTGGTGCGGACATATCAATGACATTGCCTGTGCAATGGCTGAGATGGATGATTTTGCAAAAGCAGTGGAAAAAGTCAAAAACTATGTAGACACCCACCCTGATACATTGCTCATCGTTACGGCAGATCATTCCACCGGCGGCCTGGCAATAGGAGACAAGATAGGGAAATCGGACAAGGTTTCAGACGAAATACGCAGCAGGTCATACATCTGGTATAAAGATGTGATAAAAAAGGTCAAAGCCTCTTCCATTACCATAGCCGAAGCGTTACGCACAACAAAAAATATCGACAAAAGCTTCGAAAACTATACCGGGATTGATCTGACAGATAAAGAATATGACCAACTTGCCTCTGCCATGAAAAAGAAGGACAAGAAACTCTGCAATGCTGTCAATGAGATCATCAATCAGCGATCCAATACAGGATGGACAACACATGGACATACCCTTGTAGATGTAGAGACTTTTGCCTATGGGAAAAGCAGTGAAAAGTTCAGAGGTTTGCTAGACAATACAGATATTGCAAAAAAATTATTTAAAGTGTTATCAGCAGGAAAATAA
- the argH gene encoding argininosuccinate lyase, translated as MSKKIASARISEKSSKLLQDLNNSLPFDKVLYREDIEGSRAHAFMLSEQGIISREDQEKIDAGLQDILADIESGLFKLEGDDEDIHMAIEGELTRRIGDAGKRLHTARSRNDQVALDFRLYVQRNTKTIAELLLKNIETFVKVAEENAETMLPGMTHLQHAQPINFGYHMMAYASMFKRDYERFMSSYERNNYSPIGCAALAGTPHPINRQTTSDKLGFNAPTLNCLDTVSDRDFALEILFNISTVMMHMSRLSEELILWSAAEFKWVTLSDRHATGSSIMPQKKNPDIPELLRGKTGRVNGNLVALLTVMKSLPLAYNKDMQEDKEGVFDSVRTAILSLQVLEEMIADMTVNKEAMERACMVGHLSATDLADYLVKEQGLPFRDAYHITGNVVNLAEEKGLDISELSLEDLQSIDERIAEDVVALLDNRASMNARQSEGGTATVRTLEQIEDLKKWLEKQDEK; from the coding sequence ATGTCTAAAAAAATCGCTTCTGCCAGAATTTCAGAGAAGAGTTCCAAACTTCTTCAGGATCTTAACAACTCACTTCCTTTTGACAAAGTACTCTACAGAGAGGATATTGAGGGGTCACGTGCACACGCTTTCATGCTCAGTGAACAGGGGATCATCTCCAGGGAAGATCAGGAAAAGATCGATGCAGGGTTGCAGGATATACTTGCCGATATAGAGTCAGGTCTGTTTAAACTTGAGGGTGATGATGAAGACATTCATATGGCGATAGAGGGTGAACTTACACGACGTATAGGTGATGCAGGAAAGCGTCTGCATACAGCTAGAAGCCGTAATGATCAGGTAGCACTGGACTTCAGACTTTATGTTCAGCGTAATACCAAAACCATTGCGGAACTGCTTTTGAAGAATATTGAAACGTTTGTAAAGGTGGCAGAGGAAAATGCGGAAACAATGCTGCCGGGAATGACACATCTTCAGCATGCTCAACCCATCAATTTCGGTTATCACATGATGGCTTATGCCAGTATGTTTAAACGTGACTATGAGCGTTTTATGAGCTCTTATGAGCGCAATAACTATTCACCAATTGGGTGTGCAGCGTTGGCTGGCACACCACACCCCATTAATCGTCAGACCACTTCGGATAAACTGGGGTTCAATGCACCGACTCTTAATTGTCTCGATACGGTGAGTGACCGTGATTTTGCACTCGAAATACTCTTTAACATTTCCACTGTGATGATGCATATGAGCCGTTTGAGTGAAGAGCTCATCTTATGGTCGGCCGCAGAATTCAAATGGGTGACACTTAGTGACCGTCATGCGACAGGCTCCTCCATCATGCCGCAAAAGAAAAATCCGGATATTCCTGAACTGCTTCGCGGTAAGACAGGGCGTGTCAATGGGAATCTTGTAGCACTGCTTACAGTCATGAAAAGTCTTCCTCTTGCCTACAACAAAGATATGCAGGAGGATAAAGAGGGTGTGTTTGACTCTGTAAGAACAGCTATTCTTTCACTACAGGTACTTGAAGAGATGATCGCTGATATGACGGTGAACAAAGAAGCTATGGAACGTGCCTGTATGGTGGGTCACCTTTCTGCAACAGACCTGGCGGACTACCTTGTAAAAGAACAGGGACTTCCATTCCGTGATGCCTACCATATTACCGGTAATGTGGTGAATCTCGCTGAAGAAAAGGGACTTGATATCTCTGAACTTTCTTTGGAAGATTTGCAAAGTATCGATGAGCGTATTGCTGAAGATGTAGTAGCTCTCCTTGATAACCGTGCTTCGATGAATGCCCGTCAGTCTGAGGGTGGTACGGCTACGGTGAGGACTTTGGAGCAGATAGAGGACCTGAAGAAATGGCTTGAAAAACAAGATGAAAAATGA
- the pheS gene encoding phenylalanine--tRNA ligase subunit alpha translates to MENLEAKILEADSLEVLEKVRIELFGKKGLLAAQFAKMKDIPGPEKKAFAEGLNKQKTALQEAFDARYEVLKAEEIEKMLKSEAIDISLYGAVAEKGALHPVMETMDKIIDYFVALNFAVETGPMVEDDFHNFEALNLPKYHPARDMQDTFYFKDSGLLRTHTSPVQIRTMLETKPPIRMIAPGSVFRRDYDLTHTPMFHQVEGLVVDEKGKVSFANLKAILTDFLQYMFGDVEVRFRPSFFPFTEPSAEVDISCIFCEGKGCRVCSHTGWLEVLGCGIVDPNVFKAVGYEDVSGYAFGLGVERFAMLMHKIPDLRSLFEGDIRLLEQFR, encoded by the coding sequence ATGGAGAATTTGGAAGCAAAGATACTTGAGGCAGATTCGCTTGAAGTATTGGAAAAAGTACGTATAGAACTGTTCGGTAAAAAAGGGCTGCTTGCAGCACAGTTTGCCAAGATGAAAGATATCCCTGGGCCGGAGAAGAAAGCCTTTGCAGAAGGTTTGAACAAGCAAAAAACAGCACTTCAGGAAGCGTTCGATGCACGATATGAAGTGCTGAAGGCCGAAGAAATAGAAAAAATGCTCAAGAGTGAAGCGATCGATATTTCCTTGTATGGAGCAGTGGCAGAAAAGGGTGCACTGCATCCGGTCATGGAGACGATGGATAAGATCATTGACTACTTTGTGGCATTGAACTTTGCAGTCGAGACCGGGCCGATGGTCGAAGATGATTTCCATAACTTTGAAGCTTTGAACCTCCCCAAATACCACCCGGCAAGAGATATGCAGGATACGTTCTACTTTAAAGACAGTGGGCTGTTGAGAACACACACTTCACCCGTGCAGATCAGAACGATGCTGGAGACCAAACCTCCCATCAGGATGATCGCTCCGGGTTCTGTTTTCAGACGGGATTATGACCTGACACATACGCCGATGTTCCATCAGGTCGAAGGACTGGTAGTCGATGAAAAGGGTAAAGTGAGTTTTGCAAACCTCAAAGCGATACTAACCGATTTTTTACAGTATATGTTTGGAGATGTCGAGGTACGTTTCAGACCGAGCTTCTTCCCGTTTACCGAGCCTTCTGCGGAAGTAGATATCAGCTGTATTTTCTGTGAAGGAAAGGGGTGTCGTGTCTGTTCACACACTGGATGGCTGGAAGTACTCGGTTGTGGGATCGTCGACCCCAATGTCTTCAAAGCGGTAGGCTATGAAGATGTAAGCGGTTATGCCTTCGGACTGGGCGTAGAACGTTTTGCGATGTTAATGCATAAGATACCGGACCTGAGAAGTCTGTTTGAGGGAGATATTCGTTTGTTGGAGCAGTTTAGATGA